Proteins from one Bacteroides zhangwenhongii genomic window:
- a CDS encoding SusD/RagB family nutrient-binding outer membrane lipoprotein produces MKKFKYLYIGVLSAILSGTFTSCEDYLDVNKNPNYPDESQVTVTTLLPSAFTGSAAVMGYLYQLYGSMWSQHYTQNPSSSQYITLVNYAMTSSSDLRLWRIPYADVLPDLDLVIKKSEEEGAWNYWVVGKIMTAFTYHVLTDAYGDIPFTEALKGQNCKYDDSKTVVYPGIIKMLNDAIDKEAEASAKGLKTMNVEDYIYDGDIAKWIRFAKTLKLKLLMRDFDTNKAEIETLLAADDFLKDDATVHCFEDVVNKSNPFYENDRRQLNTTNNVRACTTLYNFLNEYDDPRIGDFYEKTAATDRTKYQAIPYGNRTSSTYSISATSRAVIGATDPVYYMSAAEAEYLLAECYARLGDKDNAKTHYDDAVELSFARWNHDNEIDEFIAVGKPYEFQDADEESMLKCILTQKWIASTRCQAWDAWFDINRTGIPEVSEYTTDGDPDDYVLGTLAYNPNSSLAKGQFAHRFIYSKESLDYNTNAPTKVPAITEPLWWHKK; encoded by the coding sequence ATGAAAAAATTCAAGTATTTATATATAGGTGTATTAAGCGCCATCCTGTCCGGCACGTTCACCTCTTGCGAGGACTATCTGGACGTCAACAAGAATCCGAATTATCCGGACGAATCACAAGTGACGGTAACGACGTTACTGCCGTCCGCATTCACCGGCTCGGCTGCCGTAATGGGGTATTTGTACCAACTCTACGGTTCTATGTGGTCACAGCACTACACGCAGAATCCGTCATCCAGCCAATATATCACGCTGGTCAACTATGCAATGACTTCTTCCAGCGACCTCCGTCTGTGGAGAATTCCGTACGCGGACGTTTTGCCTGATCTCGATCTCGTTATCAAGAAATCAGAAGAGGAAGGTGCGTGGAACTATTGGGTGGTCGGAAAAATCATGACCGCGTTTACTTATCACGTGCTCACCGACGCTTATGGAGATATTCCTTTCACCGAAGCTCTGAAAGGTCAGAACTGCAAATACGATGATAGTAAAACGGTGGTTTATCCCGGCATTATCAAAATGCTGAACGACGCTATCGACAAGGAAGCGGAAGCCTCTGCCAAAGGTCTGAAAACCATGAACGTGGAAGATTATATTTATGACGGGGATATCGCGAAATGGATCAGATTTGCCAAAACTTTAAAGTTGAAGTTGCTCATGAGAGACTTTGACACGAATAAGGCGGAGATAGAAACCCTGCTCGCTGCCGATGATTTCTTGAAAGACGACGCAACGGTACACTGCTTCGAGGACGTCGTAAATAAGTCCAATCCGTTCTATGAAAATGACCGCCGACAGTTGAATACGACAAATAATGTACGCGCTTGTACGACGCTGTATAATTTTTTAAACGAATATGACGATCCGCGCATTGGAGATTTTTACGAGAAGACTGCCGCAACTGATAGAACCAAATACCAAGCGATTCCTTATGGGAACAGAACTTCCAGTACATATAGCATTTCAGCAACTTCGCGTGCCGTAATCGGTGCTACCGATCCTGTTTATTATATGTCAGCGGCTGAAGCCGAATACCTGTTGGCGGAATGCTATGCACGGTTGGGAGACAAAGATAATGCAAAGACTCACTATGACGATGCTGTTGAACTCTCTTTCGCTAGATGGAACCATGACAATGAAATCGATGAATTTATTGCAGTTGGAAAACCTTACGAATTCCAAGACGCCGACGAAGAAAGTATGCTGAAATGTATCCTTACCCAAAAATGGATTGCCAGCACCCGTTGCCAGGCTTGGGATGCATGGTTCGATATCAACCGCACCGGTATTCCGGAAGTCAGCGAGTACACAACAGACGGTGATCCGGATGATTACGTTTTGGGTACACTGGCATATAACCCCAACAGTTCGTTAGCTAAGGGTCAGTTTGCTCACCGCTTCATCTACTCAAAAGAGTCATTGGACTATAATACGAATGCGCCTACGAAAGTTCCGGCAATTACCGAACCGCTGTGGTGGCATAAAAAATAA
- a CDS encoding response regulator, with protein MEGTQTYEFRPLILVAEDDDSNFKLIKAIIGKKCDIMWARNGEEMVNLFQTHGEDAKAMLMDIKMPLMNGLEATKIIRESNTTIPIIMQTAYAFSSDKENAMKAGATEVLVKPITLGVLRGTLSKYLPDLQW; from the coding sequence ATGGAAGGTACGCAAACATATGAATTCAGACCGCTTATACTTGTGGCTGAAGACGACGACAGTAACTTTAAACTGATTAAAGCGATCATAGGTAAAAAATGTGATATCATGTGGGCACGGAACGGAGAAGAAATGGTAAATTTATTTCAAACACACGGGGAAGATGCCAAAGCGATGTTGATGGACATTAAAATGCCGCTGATGAATGGGCTGGAAGCGACGAAAATTATTCGTGAGTCCAACACTACGATTCCCATTATCATGCAAACTGCCTACGCTTTCAGTTCGGATAAGGAAAATGCGATGAAGGCGGGAGCTACGGAAGTGCTGGTGAAGCCGATTACGCTAGGGGTTCTTCGCGGTACACTGAGTAAATATCTGCCCGATTTGCAGTGGTAA
- a CDS encoding lipid-binding protein has translation MKPINYLLVLMFAMVTFVSCDTYGDYEQEFAPIYPLSGQYYVKVLDENNEELVMSTIEDDDESYNVYGIYMYLYNTADNDKDKLWIKLPNTSLFKQGILGKISCNVEELTFNGTAGNMVADGTTPVGEFTVTSGKVTLESVTTPTNGKADGIEVKYTLEGKTYTIKGFRRTGWDDDETWVEPITTDDDASGSQP, from the coding sequence ATGAAACCTATTAATTATTTATTAGTCCTGATGTTCGCAATGGTCACTTTCGTGTCATGCGACACTTATGGAGACTACGAGCAGGAGTTTGCCCCTATATACCCGCTGAGCGGACAATATTACGTCAAAGTGCTGGACGAGAACAATGAGGAACTGGTTATGAGCACAATAGAGGACGATGACGAATCATACAACGTCTACGGAATTTATATGTATCTGTACAATACAGCGGATAATGATAAGGACAAGTTGTGGATCAAGTTGCCGAATACAAGCCTTTTCAAACAAGGTATTCTAGGCAAAATCAGTTGTAATGTGGAAGAACTCACCTTTAACGGGACAGCAGGCAATATGGTTGCCGACGGAACGACTCCCGTAGGGGAATTTACAGTCACTTCCGGAAAAGTCACTTTAGAAAGCGTTACGACTCCGACAAACGGAAAAGCGGACGGCATCGAAGTGAAATATACGCTGGAAGGCAAAACGTACACCATCAAAGGCTTCCGCCGCACCGGATGGGATGACGATGAAACGTGGGTTGAACCTATTACTACTGACGATGATGCATCCGGCTCTCAACCATAA